The following are from one region of the Carassius auratus strain Wakin unplaced genomic scaffold, ASM336829v1 scaf_tig00215135, whole genome shotgun sequence genome:
- the LOC113093786 gene encoding uncharacterized protein LOC113093786: MSQPENEVPVVRPRRRINPPAHLVDYELGEPLQHRQPLPGHSPIRGQSPSTVGHTRSSSPVSQDFERGKWTLRDEWPSASDGREGNEVEFTAMLQEMKQENAVLRKQANQLPEIISALQDMRHQNAMLHDKLKSLEAEKESPFRPVTFPAPSPGPFTPGVSPETPQRFRPIPAPRIKPPTKPTAVRGQRPATVDEYPGMAEDFRNMDISSSMPERVPTPVHYRDPPQPRYPHSTPHIPSHLSEFKTPARERILPAHTDYSKVYYQPPSTQEKMYRGPAPTIPFLTTPNPREFSRLRIALENILPEDATEQFKYQILTDHLKLEEALLVADSYSNSRFPFTNTLRALNKMYGQPHHLALQRIAELMDGPNISSGDVKAFQMFGLQVRSLVSMLEQLGQKGNVELECGSHVSRLMSKLPHDLRSSFKRYTHPLCVSIPTLLDFADWLEYELQVQEEHTDYSSQPKASSLLRKEMRRDSKQPRKSTTILLGTENPKPSPTTPAHPPKPAAVKREGVNAYCPYCENNRHFLNGCENFKLLSKEQKVTWIKGQNRCWRCGRGHHAANCTLKTLCPTCNRKHLQALHNVNEQGRATEEAVTSSAVLYVDRPTCDNKILLKVTKVLLQNGHKSMEAYAILDDGSERTIILQEAVKKLNLKGQPEDLVLRTVRQDTQTIHGAAVTFTVSSVAYPRKAFRIRSAFTANSLGLAEHTHPVKVLQKRYKHLEGLPLQHLHKVKPVVLIGSDCPHLITPIEPVRLGPPGGPAAVRTRLGWTLQGPALEISSKLSPQQCLFTSLRPSNDIYANVEKLWKIDILPYQNEKVLTRSRQDQECIKLLQDKTVRVDVNGIQRYATPLLRTKGMPCLHAPKEAVLPQLRGIENRLNKNPEQAAAYQEEIVRLQQAGYITKLSPDQVDRSRESWYIPHHLVEHNGKKRVVFNCSFAYQGHNLNEYLLPGPPLSPSLLAVLLRFREHSIAISSDIRGMFHQVRLLPEDKPLLRFIWRDLQRDKSPDVYEWQVLPFGTTCSPCCATFALQKHVLDNSESEDTRFSIEKSFYVDNCLQSFTSSETAKYFVDKLSNLLSSGGFDLRQWASNDPSVISHLPADARSQSNIQWLSEGHQDSQESTLGLHWHCSSDSLSYKQRWINHPRPTMRSIYHTLASQYDPIGYITPFTTRAKVIVQRLWDKKRDWDDTRLPEELLNLWKAWERELDDLQHISWPRCYCSKELDYPTSTRQIHIFCDASEQAYGSVAYLRTENPEGKVEVAFVAARSRVAPKKQQTIPRLELCAAVTGAQLAKTLKTELTLHIHSVTLWSDSTTVLNWLLSPSCHFKVFVGTRVAEIQELTESDKWRYVPSKENPADDITKGKSLCDINQESKWNKGPKFLRETTDHWPEMLPLLTIDQDCELRKPVFCGLSTSSPPIPYPQKYDTLPEMLKAYIQQVNGAATNIPTADDYKEAELAVLRQSQYESFPEELSCLRAGKPLPRNSRLLCLAPEFDEDTELIRVGGRLRQSSQLEDDAVHPIVLESRHPLTKLIIKDYDNQLHHPGPDRVFAELRRKYWVIRGRATVRNHQRQCPECQRWRGQPHPPRMADLPPSRLRIHQPVFYSTGVDCFGPYTIKVGRRTEKRWGIIFKCMTSRAVHIDILTSIDTDSFLMALRRFISRRGKPFELLADQGTNFKGGEKELRKSFNSLHPDLQTQLASQQIKFIFNPPSAPHFGGCWEREIRSLKAALQVTIGAQTVTEEVLRTVFIEIEGILNSKPIGYTSSDIADPDPVTPNILLMGRRDASLPQVGYQDTELLSRRRWRHSQVLADHFWKHFIRHYLPNLQIRQKWKTEEANLQIGDTVMIVDQQLPRSLWPIGRIVQVFPGHDQRIRSAEIQIRDKTYTRPVTKIICLPPLPD; encoded by the coding sequence ATGTCTCAACCTGAGAATGAAGTGCCCGTTGTGCGTCCACGAAGACGGATTAACCCACCAGCTCATCTAGTGGACTACGAGCTTGGTGAGCCATTGCAGCATCGACAGCCACTCCCAGGCCACAGTCCAATCAGAGGACAGTCACCAAGTACAGTAGGACATACCAGATCGAGTTCTCCTGTCAGCCAAGATTTCGAACGTGGTAAATGGACACTGAGAGACGAATGGCCAAGTGCATCTGATGGGCGAGAAGGAAATGAAGTAGAGTTTACAGCCATGTTACAAGAAATGAAACAAGAGAATGCAGTCCTGCGAAAACAAGCCAACCAGCTTCCAGAGATTATCTCAGCATTACAGGACATGCGCCATCAGAATGCCATGTTACATGACAAACTTAAAAGTCTTGAGGCAGAAAAGGAATCCCCCTTCAGGCCAGTGACTTTTCCAGCCCCGTCTCCAGGTCCCTTTACTCCAGGGGTGAGCCCTGAGACCCCACAACGGTTTCGTCCAATTCCAGCCCCACGGATAAAGCCACCAACAAAGCCTACTGCTGTGAGAGGACAGCGCCCAGCTACAGTGGACGAGTACCCTGGAATGGCAGAGGATTTTAGGAACATGGACATTTCTTCCTCAATGCCTGAGAGAGTACCAACACCAGTACATTACAGGGACCCTCCTCAGCCCAGGTACCCTCATTCCACACCGCACATTCCATCTCATCTGTCAGAGTTCAAGACTCCAGCACGTGAGCGGATACTGCCCGCTCACACCGACTACAGTAAAGTTTATTACCAGCCTCCATCCACACAGGAAAAGATGTACAGAGGCCCTGCTCCAACTATCCCCTTTCTGACAACCCCGAACCCTAGAGAGTTCTCTAGACTGAGGATAGCACTAGAAAACATTCTACCTGAGGATGCAACAGAACAGTTCAAGTACCAGATCCTCACTGACCACCTGAAACTGGAGGAAGCGCTACTTGTGGCGGACTCATATAGCAACTCAAGGTTCCCATTCACAAACACCCTGAGAGCCCTCAATAAAATGTATGGTCAGCCCCACCATCTAGCATTACAGCGCATTGCCGAATTGATGGATGGTCCAAACATTAGCAGTGGGGACGTGAAAGCttttcagatgtttggactcCAAGTGCGCTCCCTGGTTAGTATGCTGGAACAGCTGGGCCAGAAAGGCAATGTTGAGCTGGAGTGTGGGTCACATGTCTCCAGATTGATGAGTAAACTGCCACATGACCTCAGGTCCAGTTTCAAGAGGTACACTCACCCTCTTTGTGTCAGCATCCCCACCTTATTGGACTTTGCAGATTGGCTTGAGTATGAGCTTCAGGTGCAGGAGGAGCACACTGACTATTCTAGTCAGCCCAAAGCTTCATCACTGTTGAGAAAGGAGATGAGAAGAGACTCTAAACAACCTCGTAAATCCACTACCATCCTCCTTGGTACAGAGAACCCAAAACCCAGCCCAACCACACCAGCACATCCACCCAAACCAGCCGCTGTTAAGAGAGAAGGGGTGAATGCTTACTGTCCATACTGCGAAAACAACAGACATTTCTTGAATGGCTGTGAGAACTTCAAGCTTCTCAGTAAGGAACAGAAAGTGACTTGGATTAAAGGTCAAAATAGATGCTGGCGCTGTGGACGTGGTCATCATGCCGCCAATTGCACACTCAAAACCCTTTGTCCAACTTGCAACAGGAAACATCTACAGGCACTACACAATGTAAATGAGCAAGGTAGAGCTACAGAAGAAGCAGTTACATCCAGTGCAGTCTTGTATGTGGATCGTCCAACTTGTGACAACAAAATTCTGCTGAAGGTAACCAAAGTTCTGCTCCAAAATGGCCACAAATCCATGGAGGCATATGCAATTCTGGATGATGGGTCAGAACGGACCATTATCCTACAAGAAGCAGTCAAGAAGTTGAATTTGAAGGGACAGCCAGAAGACTTGGTTCTTCGCACAGTCAGGCAAGACACCCAGACCATTCACGGGGCGGCTGTGACCTTCACTGTGTCTTCAGTAGCGTACCCAAGGAAGGCCTTCAGGATACGGAGTGCCTTCACCGCCAACAGCCTGGGCTTAGCAGAACACACACATCCAGTCAAGGTACTCCAGAAAAGGTACAAGCATCTTGAGGGCCTGCCACTACAGCACCTTCACAAGGTGAAACCAGTGGTTCTCATTGGCTCTGACTGCCCTCACCTCATCACGCCAATCGAACCAGTTAGACTGGGTCCTCCTGGTGGCCCTGCTGCTGTGAGAACACGTCTAGGATGGACACTTCAAGGCCCAGCGCTGGAAATATCCAGCAAGCTTTCCCCACAACAGTGTCTCTTCACCAGCTTGCGGCCTAGTAATGACATTTATGCGAATGTGGAGAAACTGTGGAAAATTGACATTCTTCCATATCAGAATGAGAAGGTACTGACAAGGTCAAGGCAAGACCAAGAGTGTATCAAACTTCTCCAAGACAAAACAGTGAGAGTGGATGTTAACGGAATCCAGCGTTATGCTACCCCTCTTCTACGGACAAAGGGTATGCCATGTCTACATGCACCCAAAGAAGCTGTCCTGCCACAATTAAGGGGAATAGAAAATCGGCTCAACAAGAATCCTGAGCAAGCTGCAGCCTACCAAGAGGAAATAGTCAGGTTACAGCAAGCTGGCTACATCACCAAACTCAGTCCTGATCAGGTGGACCGTTCTAGAGAGAGTTGGTACATCCCACATCATCTGGTGGAACATAATGGAAAGAAAAGGGTCGTCTTCAACTGTTCATTTGCTTACCAAGGTCACAACCTGAATGAGTACTTGCTCCCAGGTCCCCCACTCAGTCCTTCTCTGCTGGCAGTTCTCCTGCGTTTTCGAGAGCATTCCATCGCCATTAGCAGTGACATTCGTGGGATGTTCCACCAGGTACGGCTTTTACCTGAAGACAAACCACTACTGAGATTTATTTGGAGAGATCTTCAGAGAGATAAATCACCAGACGTGTACGAATGGCAAGTTCTACCCTTCGGAACCACATGTAGCCCTTGCTGTGCAACATTCGCTCTACAGAAGCACGTCCTGGATAACAGTGAGTCTGAAGACACGAGGTTCTCAATAGAGAAATCTTTCTATGTTGACAACTGCCTTCAGAGTTTCACCTCAAGTGAAACAGCTAAATATTTTGTTGACAAACTCAGCAACCTCTTAAGTTCAGGAGGCTTTGACTTAAGACAGTGGGCGAGCAATGACCCATCAGTCATCAGTCACCTGCCAGCTGATGCTCGATCCCAAAGCAATATCCAGTGGCTCAGCGAAGGCCATCAAGACTCACAAGAGTCAACCCTCGGGCTACATTGGCATTGCTCATCGGACTCTCTCTCCTATAAGCAACGTTGGATAAATCACCCACGTCCAACTATGCGGAGTATATACCACACCCTCGCTAGCCAGTATGACCCCATTGGCTATATTACACCATTCACAACACGAGCCAAAGTAATTGTACAGAGGCTATGGGACAAAAAAAGAGACTGGGACGATACCAGACTGCCTGAGGAACTGTTGAACTTGTGGAAAGCTTGGGAGAGAGAGCTGGATGATCTACAGCACATTTCGTGGCCGAGATGTTACTGCAGCAAAGAACTAGATTACCCTACCAGCACCAGACAGATCCATATTTTCTGTGATGCTTCAGAGCAAGCCTATGGTTCTGTGGCTTACCTACGAACTGAAAACCCAGAAGGTAAAGTGGAGGTAGCCTTCGTCGCTGCTAGATCTCGGGTAGCCCCGAAAAAACAACAGACCATTCCACGGTTGGAGTTATGTGCAGCAGTGACTGGTGCCCAGCTCGCAAAGACTCTGAAGACAGAACTGACTTTGCACATCCACAGCGTCACCCTGTGGTCTGATTCCACCACTGTCCTAAACTGGTTGCTATCACCCTCCTgtcattttaaagtgtttgtaGGCACCAGAGTGGCAGAAATCCAGGAACTCACAGAGTCTGATAAGTGGAGGTATGTGCCATCAAAGGAGAATCCAGCAGATGACATCACCAAGGGAAAATCTCTCTGTGACATAAACCAGGAAAGCAAGTGGAACAAAGGTCCCAAATTTCTCAGGGAAACCACTGACCACTGGCCAGAGATGCTGCCTTTACTGACCATTGATCAAGACTGTGAACTAAGAAAGCCAGTCTTCTGTGGTCTATCAACGTCCTCCCCACCCATTCCTTATCCACAGAAGTATGATACACTTCCAGAGATGCTAAAGGCATACATCCAGCAAGTCAATGGGGCAGCCACTAACATCCCAACAGCAGACGATTACAAAGAGGCAGAACTTGCAGTCCTTCGTCAAAGCCAGTACGAGTCATTTCCAGAGGAACTGTCCTGCCTTAGAGCAGGTAAACCCTTGCCAAGAAATAGCCGCTTACTGTGCTTAGCTCCTGAATTTGATGAGGATACAGAACTCATACGAGTTGGTGGTCGACTTCGTCAAAGCAGCCAACTGGAAGATGATGCTGTACATCCCATTGTCCTCGAATCACGTCACCCTCTCACCAAACTAATAATCAAGGACTATGACAATCAGTTACATCACCCAGGGCCAGATAGGGTGTTCGCGGAACTTAGAAGAAAATACTGGGTGATACGGGGACGAGCCACAGTCAGAAACCACCAACGACAGTGTCCAGAGTGTCAGAGATGGCGGGGACAACCACATCCCCCCAGAATGGCAGACCTCCCACCTTCTAGGCTAAGGATACATCAACCTGTCTTCTACTCGACAGGTGTGGATTGCTTTGGACCTTATACCATAAAGGTGGGACGTAGAACTGAGAAAAGATGGGGAATCATCTTTAAATGCATGACTTCACGTGCAGTTCACATTGACATTCTCACCAGTATAGACACCGATTCCTTCTTGATGGCTTTACGGCGATTCATTTCAAGACGTGGGAAACCCTTTGAGCTCCTAGCAGACCAAGGTACCAACTTTAAAGGAGGAGAAAAAGAACTAAGGAAGTCATTCAACTCTCTTCACCCTGACCTCCAAACCCAACTCGCTAGCCAACAAATCAAATTCATCTTCAATCCACCCAGTGCACCACACTTCGGTGGATGTTGGGAAAGAGAAATACGCTCCTTAAAGGCTGCACTTCAAGTCACCATTGGTGCCCAAACGGTTACAGAAGAAGTACTTAGAACAGTCTTCATAGAGATAGAGGGCATCCTCAACTCCAAGCCCATTGGCTATACCTCTTCGGACATTGCCGATCCAGATCCTGTGACTCCAAACATCTTGCTGATGGGGCGGCGGGATGCCTCATTACCGCAAGTGGGATATCAGGACACTGAGCTCTTGAGCCGTAGGAGATGGAGACATAGCCAGGTCTTGGCTGACCACTTTTGGAAGCACTTTATCCGGCACTACTTACCCAATCTCCAGATAAGACAAAAATGGAAAACCGAAGAAGCCAACTTGCAGATCGGTGACACAGTCATGATCGTGGACCAGCAACTACCTCGTTCACTTTGGCCCATAGGCAGAATTGTTCAGGTCTTTCCTGGGCACGACCAACGAATTAGATCTGCAGAAATACAGATCAGAGACAAGACTTACACCCGACCTGTAACCAAGATTATTTGTCTGCCCCCACTCCCTGATTAG